In one window of Acanthochromis polyacanthus isolate Apoly-LR-REF ecotype Palm Island chromosome 8, KAUST_Apoly_ChrSc, whole genome shotgun sequence DNA:
- the exoc3l1 gene encoding exocyst complex component 3-like protein: MSAGDQKNGGDKPEGPVPAADVWPEVERAERLARGAALKWASGVFCRPEHLERLSQYRKRESQRTTSIHTRLKSMVQSYLEGVGWGLEQLREARSELNQVSQALKKAGLESDQNLEGLKSLERLREVSVQHRQLVAAVSNLPRLYSVRSLVLETQRLVESRRLLEAHARLMDLEHWQDDILWQLHGAASSTGSKLSPEDQQLVDKYFSGVGQLVDALAKELWAVVSSSLALARQNPTPFVSAVRIVEREEALDRVLLEERSGTNGRPLPPGRPRCWRTSFFQVLEEAVSARFRSVSYLHTRGPGLAGHLSALQHGIMADLATVRHLLEHCVPPHYHLTGAYLRASHRCLHTHLAQVSSWDLESGEIFAVLNWVLHIYNSPDMMGHPELVAEMEREDLGPLISSEGLELLQNKYVQSVRKSVSEWMHKALQVELQDWQRDQEPDTDHEGFYQTSLPTIITQMLEENARVALMIGASLRDQTIQMGLYEMENLLNRFREALVDFGKEHRRDPNNSKSKFYLHYLLASISNCIILKKSTESLQQQQSSRSAGRFSRTPPNPLAALDRAVRRACRLVMDQLLLELQPFLPGLLTRPWLVQGDPTPKLCRVLEHHLELYGRVRLPCRQRLQEEAQWLTVVEYVRALMQKRLVCRSADERKQLAQQILQDDQLFREIFHSLEAEGSVPEVNPLALLPVIADFIRLKDPNMLTLEVSGLAAKYPDISEEHVSVLLDVRGDVSRDVRGSVLDLLEQSAPPLPAGYRPIFSDILVPPSTMAFCLPTAKCA; the protein is encoded by the exons ATGTCAGCTGGGGATCAGAAGAATGGTGGTGACAAACCAGAAG GTCCAGTACCGGCGGCGGACGTTTGGCCGGAGGTGGAGCGAGCCGAGCGTCTGGCCCGAGGCGCCGCCCTGAAGTGGGCGTCGGGTGTTTTCTGTCGACCCGAACATCTGGAGAGGCTGAGCCAGTACCGGAAGAGGGAGAGTCAGAGGACGACGTCGATCCACACCAGACTGAAG TCCATGGTCCAGTCCTACCTGGAGGGGGTCGGCTGGGGTCTGGAGCAGCTCCGGGAGGCTCGGTCCGAACTCAACCAGGTCTCTCAGGCCTTGAAGAAAGCAGGACTGGAGTCGGACCAGAACTTGGAGGGACTGAAATCTCTGGAGAGGCTGAGGGAAGTTTCAGTCCAACACCGACAGCTGGTGGCCGCCGTCAGCAACCTGCCCAGACTCTACTCAG TTCGTAGCCTGGTTCTGGAGACGCAGCGTCTGGTGGAGTCCCGGCGGCTGCTGGAGGCCCACGCCCGCCTCATGGACCTGGAGCACTGGCAGGACGACATCCTGTGGCAGCTTCACGGAGCCGCCAGCTCCACGGGAAGCAAACTGAGTCCAGAAGATCAGCAGCTGGTCGACAAATACTTCTCTGGAGTCGGACAGCTGGTGGACGCTCTGG CCAAGGAGCTGTGGGCCGTGGTCAGCAGCTCTCTGGCTTTGGCCCGTCAGAACCCGACGCCGTTTGTTTCGGCCGTCAGGATCGTGGAGCGAGAAGAAGCTCTGGACCGAGTTCTGCTGGAGGAGAGATCCGGAACCAACGGACGGCCGCTGCCTCCTGGACGGCCTCGATGCTGGAGGACCAGTTTCTTCCAG GTCCTGGAGGAGGCGGTGTCGGCTCGGTTCCGGAGCGTCTCCTACCTTCACACCAGAGGTCCAGGTCTGGCCGGTCACCTGTCGGCGCTGCAGCACGGCATCATGGCCGACCTGGCGACGGTGCGCCACCTGCTGGAGCACTGTGTTCCTCCACATTATCACCTGACCGGAGCCTACCTGAGGGCCAGTCACcgctgtctgcacacacacctgGCTCAG GTGAGCAGCTGGGATCTGGAAAGTGGAGAAATCTTTGCTGTTCTTAACTGGGTGCTGCACATTTACAACAG CCCAGACATGATGGGTCACCCAGAGCTGGTGGCTGAGATGGAGAGAGAAGATCTGGGACCTTTAATCTCCAGCGAAGGACTCGAGCTTCTGCAGAACAAATACGTCCAGAGCGTTCGG AAAAGTGTGTCTGAATGGATGCATAAAGCtctgcaggtggagctgcagGACTGGCAGCGAGATCAGGAGCCGGATACCGACCACGAAGGTTTCTACCAAACCAGCCTGCCGACCATCATCACACAG ATGCTAGAGGAGAATGCCCGGGTGGCCCTGATGATTGGCGCGTCTCTGAGAGATCAGACGATCCAGATGGGATTGTACGAGATGGAAAACCTCCTGAACAG GTTTCGGGAAGCTCTGGTGGACTTTGGGAAGGAGCATCGCAGGGATCCGAACAACAGCAAAAGCAAGTTCTACCTCCACTATCTGCTGGCCTCCATCAGCAACTGCATCATCCTCAA AAAGTCCACAGAgagcctccagcagcagcagtcgtCCCGGTCGGCCGGTCGGTTCTCCAGAACTCCTCCCAACCCTCTGGCGGCTCTGGACCGGGCGGTTCGTCGGGCCTGTCGCCTGGTCATGgatcagctgctgctggagctccagCCTTTCCTGCCCGGCCTGCTGACCCGACCCTGGCTGGTCCAGGGAGACCCAACACCCAAACTCTGCCGGGTTCTGGAGCATCACCTGGAGCTGTACGGGAGAGTCCGACTGCCATGTCGACAG CGTCTGCAGGAAGAAGCTCAGTGGCTCACGGTGGTCGAATACGTTCGAGCTCTGATGCAGAAAAGGTTGGTGTGTCGCAGCGCCGACGAGAGGAAGCAGCTGGCTCAGCAGATATTACAGGACGACCAGCTGTTCAGGGAAATCTTCCACAGTCTG gaagCTGAAGGTTCGGTTCCTGAGGTGAATCCTTTGGCTTTGCTTCCCGTCATCGCCGACTTCATCCGACTCAAAGACCCAAACATGTTGACGCTGGAGGTGTCCGGACTGGCAGCAAAATATCCTGACATCAG TGAGGAACACGTCTCGGTCCTGCTGGACGTCCGTGGAGACGTCTCCAGAGACGTCCGAGGGTCGGTCCTGGACCTCCTGGAGCAGAGCGCCCCCCCTCTGCCGGCCGGGTACCGACCCATCTTCAGCGACATCCTGGTTCCTCCGTCCACCATGGCCTTCTGCCTGCCCACCGCCAAGTGTGCTTAG